TGCACCTTTACACagtcaaatattttacattatttatctTAGCAGGACCCCCGGTCTAAATTTTTCAAGGCTCTGACAACATTATACTAGGTTGTAGTCTTCAGAAGGAgttccactttcttttatgtccAGATGAAGAAGTCTGTTTAATTTTTGTCCTTATTTTTCCAATTTACTTTGGGTTTGTTACAAAAATAACCGATGTACTTACTGTTAAACCACATTAGCCTAATCAGCAAAATCTATGCATTATTGGTGTTTCTGTGCAAATGACAAACATTTGTCCGTATAACAATATGAAAACACCAGTGCGAATGAAAacgttttgaaatgaaaatggtattttcaaatttttcaatGTTAGTGTGGACTAAGCCTCAGTAATACCAAAAATACATAGAGAAGAGGTTTTAAGAATGGTAGTTTCACATTTAGTCTTcttattgtaattttaattataGGTTTCTAGTATTTTTGATTTAAATAGATATAAAATACTGCAATTATGTACTGTAAGTAAGGGTGATGGGATAAAACCTCATGGAAAAGTTAAATTTATCATTACTAAGAAAGTATTAGTATTAAGAAAGAAACAGCAGTTGTGAGATTACACTTCTTcaatacattttagaaatatttctatttgttttcttcataggacatacatttgtttttaagaaaTTTAATATGCAGTAAAAAGTTCATTATAATACTAAACAGCCACAATGGAGGAATCCTTTTCAGTATGACTGACTGAATACTATTAAGAGTACTGCATAAGAAGTAAGACAATCTGCCTTGACTGACTTCTGGTGTCTTGCTGTCCATTCATTTCTatagtctcaaaaaaatgatcaataaagtatacaaaaaatattcattGGTGTTATAATAACAATTTTATTAAGACTAAATGCATACAAGCAATTGCGTATATGTTTTAGAAAGAAATATTCTTATGTGGCATAGGGATATGCATTTTTCTGATATACAATTAAACAGCCAGCTTTCActtaatttattataaagtgctctcaaaaaatgaaaagacaaaataacaataatgatgttTTACCCTTTTTCTGTGTATAACAAATGTAAGATGAATAAGAATTTGTCTTTTAACTTCAAATAAattatgatatacagtagaaAATGCACAACATGGACAGGGATTGTTCCATATACAGCGGAATTAAAATCTACTGATGTGTgaatcaaatttcaaaagaaacacactgtaaaaatacattaactgtatatgtacatataatatgcttaaagctgtttttagttttgtaataTGATTCCCAAAAAAGTATAGTACTTCTACTTTTGGCAGTATATACAGAATACAAATATTGCAGCTGAAAACTGAACTCTTTTTATATTGAAATAAGCCATTTTTTATGCACTAAAAACGTATTATATTTGATCAAAAAGGCACTTTGATCCAGAAATCATTACATTCACCATTGGCCTATCCAATACACTTAATATCTACAGGTATAACTGTAATTCAATTATTTTGGAACTGCAAAAATAAGGCTTGTTTATCCACttctttaatttgcttaaaactgtctagattaaatatataatacatcTATAAATCTCTGAAAATTGTCTCTTGCTCTCTAAAGTATTTACTGAACATGAAATAACCTTCCCTTAAGTTGACCTAACAAAACGcaagcacaaaaatattttataacttaAAGAAGACAGTCAAGTTAGAGccacaattttatataaataaaaatttaaaagtgcctTTAAACGTTAACAACATCTAAAACTGTAatcagaaaacattatttaatgtaaatttcCATACTTACTAATGGTGGGCATTTCACTACTAACTACAATGACAAATATTTTCATGCAATGCTGTGGCACAGTTCTTAATGTAAACACAGAAGCAAAGCTAGTCTAATGTGTTTAACTTCAGGTAGTTTGCATTTAAAGTGGCTAAGACAGTTTGCATTCTTCTTTACTCTTCCCTTTGGATTTCTTGTTTAATTTGGCTTGTTCCTGCTTACCACTATCCTGCTTATTTTCTGATTCAATTTGTGACAATTCCTCTAGTTCTCCATCCCCATTATCTACCTCAGGAAGAGGTTTGGTGTTATTTGTGTCATTTTCCATCAGTTCAGGAAGAGTTCCACTCTCCTCTTTGCTTGGTGATGTTGCCACATATGCAGTTTCTGTGTTGCTCTGCTGTGAACttcctttgtcatttattttctcTAAGTTTATTTCTCTATCTTTGTCCTGCATCTCAGTTTCATCATTTGATTTAAAAACTGAGCTACTTTCATTTATTTCCACAAATTGCCCAGAAACTTCAGAATTTTCCAAAGTAACTGTTGCCTCATCATCAAATTGAAATGAATCCCCCTCCTCATGTTCATCTTGATCATCTCCCTCAATGCCCATATTAATTTCTTctacattaatatttttatctGCTTTTCCTTCAACAGAGGTATCCTCCTTCATATGTTCTAAATGGCCTATCCCaatcacattttcttcttttaaattaacAGGATCTTTTTCAGATTGGAAAGCTGTCTTTGCTGATGCTGTATCGGATATGATTACTTCATCTTGTGGTTTTCCTGTTTCTGAAAGATTACTGACCTCCTTTGGTTCTGTGCTATAGCATGTTTCACAAACTTCTTTGCTACTGTCAGACAGTGCAATGCTATCTTTAGCTTTATCTCCTTCTCCACCCAAAgtatgaactgaaaaatgtatCTCCTCCTCTGACTTCTCAGAGATATCCATGGAATCACTAAAATAGTCTTTGTACATGTCTGCCGATGGTTTGCtttccaattcttgtttttcGCCACTCTGTACTAACTGATTACTACTTTCAGGATCTAACTTTTCTTCCTCTGCTGGATGGTGCATAACTATCAAGTTTTGCTCTAGATTTTCAAGACTGTCATAGACAGGAAGTATATCTGGTACTCCATCTTCAATTGACccatattttatattgttctgCATATTCATATCATCAGCTTGATGTTTAGCATTTTCCTCATTTGTAAAAGTTTGAACATCCATCTTGCAAGACTCATCAGTGTCAATCTTACACTCTGTTTGCAGCTCTATTGAGGACTCCTTCTCCATACTTAATGAATCCAGTTTCCATTTAATTGGCAAatcattaatattgttatttgatTCTGTGCTTTCTCCTTCTTCATTACTGGTTTGTAATGTAACATCATGCCCTGGAGCTTGTTTATATTTATCAGTAAAGCTACTTAAACTTGCTTCCACTTTGACAATGGCAGGTACTGTAAGGTCACTTACGTTCTCTGACAAACTGAGTTTCTCAATACTTTGTAATGCCTGATTACAGACAGGACTTTCACAGTTAATCACTTTCAAGTGAGACACCGTAACTTCTTGATTCTGCTCAGACATGTTATGGAGGCAACATTTGTCTGAAGATTCATGTAGATTGTGGCACTCTAAATGCTGGTGGtcacttttattttctgtgtcataCATAAACATTTGTTGAGTCATCAGTTCAgactcttgtttttctttttcaactgaACTACCAAAAGCAATACAATCATCCTGGGAAGTGTCTATAATTTTTGATAACTCAACCTCCTTATTCTTTAGTTGTTCATTCATGCTTTGTACATCAACAATTTCTTCTATTGTGTTAGTTTGTGAAATATCCACATTAACTGGTGGCTGATCAGAATGATATCTTTGAAAGTATAAACCATAATTTTCCTTTTCTGCTCTATAAGGCATTTTGAGATCTTCAACATCATCTGGTAAAGTAAGGTTCACATCTTTAGAAGTACATTTTGTCAACAGCTCATTGATACTGTTGGATTCAATTACTTTATCTTTCATCACAGAAGGctcttctttaatattttcttcatccTTTTTATTCACCTCTGAACtcagtttttcttcttctaaATTACTTGCTAAATCACATATCTCCATGGCAATATGTTTAGTTTTAGTCATGACACTCACATTCTCTGCATCATCTTTCAAATCTTCACTGGAATTTTTCTGTTCTTGAACGTAACCACAAGCTACAGGTATATTCAAATCTTCACAGTTTTGaaattcatctttttttatttcactttgttttgaGGGAATACCGTCTTCAGTGTGATCTTTTTTCTCTGTAGGACCACTGACCGATATCAGGATGGCATCTTTCACCACAGCCCTTAACTTAAGATCAGAGGTGGCTTGATTTTCAAATCCTTCCAGTTGTAAATTACTTTGTGAATCATCCACTATACCTGGATCATAGCTGTCACAGACAATGTCTTCATTGACTTTCACTTCTGAACTGTAACTCACAGGACTTGCTTGTTCGCAATTTGGTGACATTTGATTATTGTCTTTAGCATTATTTTTGTCACCTTCTTCACTACTTTGCAAATAATCATCTtctaatattgtttgctgatTTTCAGCTTCCTCGTTATTGGTTACTATAACAAGATTTGTTTTACAGGAAATAGTTTCCTTCATTGCTTGAGCACCATCCTCTTGATCATCACACTCCTGCATAGTCACTTCTGAATAAGCTGACTTTTCTTGATGGGTTTCTCTGTTGGCTTTAccattctttgcatttatttctttacacTGATTGGGATCACCTGCTGCTTTGTAATCTTTTATTTCCATCACAAACTCATTGCAGACAGCTGTGATAATTTCTTTCACAATCTTTTCAGATACCTCTAAAAAGATTTGATGAGATTTTTCAGTCTCTGCTAAATTCTCTCTATTCTCCACAAGTTCTTTAACCTTTGGTTCTTCAAGAAAACAGATTATTTGCTTAGTTTCACACATGGTGTTCACTTTATCCTCTGCAATGCTTAAAGTCAAATCAGCTTGTTCTAGGAGCCGTTTATCTTCATTTTCAGTAGCCACAGTTTTGACAACATTGCTTAAGTCATTGTTATATTTAACATCTGATTCCACAGCCAGATTATCTGAGAAATTATTTCTGTCATCATTTGAGGGTAAAATGGCATTGTCTGCTTTCAATGTAGTTTTATCTTCCAAGCAAACCTTTACAACAATATTTTCTAcagtattgtttaattttaaagcttCAGATTCTATGCTGTCAGCTCCTTGGCTTTGATTTTTACTACTTCTATCTTCTGTGAATCTATCTACTGAATTTTCACTGCCCCTGAGGTCTTcaaaacaaactgaaactaaaggCCCTTCTAAGAGCAGAACTCCTTCTTTGCCACACTCCTGTCCAATGTTTCTGCATTCATCTAGGGTTATGTTTAGATTGGGATCAAGTGATGATAAATTTTCTGTCTTGTTCTGAAAAAACTCTTTTGAGTCTATATTTCTGCCTTCACTTACAtcactattatttttattctgtatgtgGCCAACACTGGAGTTTGATCCACAAAGGTGCACACTCTGACCTACATTTTGAAAGCTATCACTAAATTCATTTGTTGTTACTTTTTCACCAGACACACATTCCTGTTCAAGTCTTAATTCCCTGTCTAAATGTACTCTCTGGTCAGCTTTATCTAATAATTTAAGAGACTTCTCATCGGAAtcttgaattaatttattttcgcACAAGCCTGTGTCTGGAGATGCATTTAAATTAACAGCACCCTGCAAAGAACCTCCACTCACgtttttaaataattcatgtTTGTGCAACTTTTCATTAGTATTCGGCTCATCAATAATATTCtctatttcagattttaatacATCTTGGTAATTTTTGTCACCATCCCCAGTAATTACATTTACTGCATGCATTCTCATTCTATCTTCATTTGCAGAGGATTCATTAAGCAATGAAGTAGACTCTATAACATTTGGAACATAAGAGGGCAAACTATCATTCGTTAGGTCATTTGGGTtaaattcactgtttttaataaatgtgtcttCTGTCTCTGAACATGTAGGTGAAAAACATTTAGTTTGATCTTCTTCCTGATTATCTTCCAAGTCATAACATTTGTCAGTAATGGATATAACAGATGAAGACTCTTCATTCTTAAGCAAATTCTCTTGAGTCTTTT
This portion of the Polypterus senegalus isolate Bchr_013 chromosome 6, ASM1683550v1, whole genome shotgun sequence genome encodes:
- the LOC120531004 gene encoding uncharacterized protein LOC120531004 isoform X22, which encodes MGTQGTGRKRIPNRERLSGEDDALNQIAREAEARLAAKRAARAEAREIRMKELERQQKEVEERPERDFVEKGSRSTSTLSAATLASLGGTSSRRGSGDTSISVDTEASIREIKDSLAEVEEKYRKAMVSNAQLDNEKTNLLFQVDTLKDSLIELEEQLAETRREYEEKSKQYERERHAHSVLQFQFSEMKKTLQQTEELLAEVRQLHLKQESYVREISDLQETIEWKDKKIGALERQKEYADAIRNERDELREEVVMLKDLLKKHGIVPGLEVTTNGEAGSIIIDGPAESETVTMEIQDSAQGSQSPDGVIGKREEVERVDDDKREIMPSPRSEGGTRDSSVDDREMKEESFNKKTQENLLKNEESSSVISITDKCYDLEDNQEEDQTKCFSPTCSETEDTFIKNSEFNPNDLTNDSLPSYVPNVIESTSLLNESSANEDRMRMHAVNVITGDGDKNYQDVLKSEIENIIDEPNTNEKLHKHELFKNVSGGSLQGAVNLNASPDTGLCENKLIQDSDEKSLKLLDKADQRVHLDRELRLEQECVSGEKVTTNEFSDSFQNVGQSVHLCGSNSSVGHIQNKNNSDVSEGRNIDSKEFFQNKTENLSSLDPNLNITLDECRNIGQECGKEGVLLLEGPLVSVCFEDLRGSENSVDRFTEDRSSKNQSQGADSIESEALKLNNTVENIVVKVCLEDKTTLKADNAILPSNDDRNNFSDNLAVESDVKYNNDLSNVVKTVATENEDKRLLEQADLTLSIAEDKVNTMCETKQIICFLEEPKVKELVENRENLAETEKSHQIFLEVSEKIVKEIITAVCNEFVMEIKDYKAAGDPNQCKEINAKNGKANRETHQEKSAYSEVTMQECDDQEDGAQAMKETISCKTNLVIVTNNEEAENQQTILEDDYLQSSEEGDKNNAKDNNQMSPNCEQASPVSYSSEVKVNEDIVCDSYDPGIVDDSQSNLQLEGFENQATSDLKLRAVVKDAILISVSGPTEKKDHTEDGIPSKQSEIKKDEFQNCEDLNIPVACGYVQEQKNSSEDLKDDAENVSVMTKTKHIAMEICDLASNLEEEKLSSEVNKKDEENIKEEPSVMKDKVIESNSINELLTKCTSKDVNLTLPDDVEDLKMPYRAEKENYGLYFQRYHSDQPPVNVDISQTNTIEEIVDVQSMNEQLKNKEVELSKIIDTSQDDCIAFGSSVEKEKQESELMTQQMFMYDTENKSDHQHLECHNLHESSDKCCLHNMSEQNQEVTVSHLKVINCESPVCNQALQSIEKLSLSENVSDLTVPAIVKVEASLSSFTDKYKQAPGHDVTLQTSNEEGESTESNNNINDLPIKWKLDSLSMEKESSIELQTECKIDTDESCKMDVQTFTNEENAKHQADDMNMQNNIKYGSIEDGVPDILPVYDSLENLEQNLIVMHHPAEEEKLDPESSNQLVQSGEKQELESKPSADMYKDYFSDSMDISEKSEEEIHFSVHTLGGEGDKAKDSIALSDSSKEVCETCYSTEPKEVSNLSETGKPQDEVIISDTASAKTAFQSEKDPVNLKEENVIGIGHLEHMKEDTSVEGKADKNINVEEINMGIEGDDQDEHEEGDSFQFDDEATVTLENSEVSGQFVEINESSSVFKSNDETEMQDKDREINLEKINDKGSSQQSNTETAYVATSPSKEESGTLPELMENDTNNTKPLPEVDNGDGELEELSQIESENKQDSGKQEQAKLNKKSKGKSKEECKLS
- the LOC120531004 gene encoding A-kinase anchor protein 9-like isoform X21; the protein is MGTQGTGRKRIPNRERLSGEDDALNQIAREAEARLAAKRAARAEAREIRMKELERQQKEVEERPERDFVEKGSRSTSTLSAATLASLGGTSSRRGSGDTSISVDTEASIREIKDIHELKDQIQDVESKYMKGLKEVKDSLAEVEEKYRKAMVSNAQLDNEKTNLLFQVDTLKDSLIELEEQLAETRREYEEKSKQYERERHAHSVLQFQFSEMKKTLQQTEELLAEVRQLHLKQESYVREISDLQETIEWKDKKIGALERQKEYADAIRNERDELREEVVMLKDLLKKHGIVPGLEVTTNGEAGSIIIDGPAESETVTMEIQDSAQGSQSPDGVIGKREEVERVDDDKREIMPSPRSEGGTRDSSVDDREMKEESFNKKTQENLLKNEESSSVISITDKCYDLEDNQEEDQTKCFSPTCSETEDTFIKNSEFNPNDLTNDSLPSYVPNVIESTSLLNESSANEDRMRMHAVNVITGDGDKNYQDVLKSEIENIIDEPNTNEKLHKHELFKNVSGGSLQGAVNLNASPDTGLCENKLIQDSDEKSLKLLDKADQRVHLDRELRLEQECVSGEKVTTNEFSDSFQNVGQSVHLCGSNSSVGHIQNKNNSDVSEGRNIDSKEFFQNKTENLSSLDPNLNITLDECRNIGQECGKEGVLLLEGPLVSVCFEDLRGSENSVDRFTEDRSSKNQSQGADSIESEALKLNNTVENIVVKVCLEDKTTLKADNAILPSNDDRNNFSDNLAVESDVKYNNDLSNVVKTVATENEDKRLLEQADLTLSIAEDKVNTMCETKQIICFLEEPKVKELVENRENLAETEKSHQIFLEVSEKIVKEIITAVCNEFVMEIKDYKAAGDPNQCKEINAKNGKANRETHQEKSAYSEVTMQECDDQEDGAQAMKETISCKTNLVIVTNNEEAENQQTILEDDYLQSSEEGDKNNAKDNNQMSPNCEQASPVSYSSEVKVNEDIVCDSYDPGIVDDSQSNLQLEGFENQATSDLKLRAVVKDAILISVSGPTEKKDHTEDGIPSKQSEIKKDEFQNCEDLNIPVACGYVQEQKNSSEDLKDDAENVSVMTKTKHIAMEICDLASNLEEEKLSSEVNKKDEENIKEEPSVMKDKVIESNSINELLTKCTSKDVNLTLPDDVEDLKMPYRAEKENYGLYFQRYHSDQPPVNVDISQTNTIEEIVDVQSMNEQLKNKEVELSKIIDTSQDDCIAFGSSVEKEKQESELMTQQMFMYDTENKSDHQHLECHNLHESSDKCCLHNMSEQNQEVTVSHLKVINCESPVCNQALQSIEKLSLSENVSDLTVPAIVKVEASLSSFTDKYKQAPGHDVTLQTSNEEGESTESNNNINDLPIKWKLDSLSMEKESSIELQTECKIDTDESCKMDVQTFTNEENAKHQADDMNMQNNIKYGSIEDGVPDILPVYDSLENLEQNLIVMHHPAEEEKLDPESSNQLVQSGEKQELESKPSADMYKDYFSDSMDISEKSEEEIHFSVHTLGGEGDKAKDSIALSDSSKEVCETCYSTEPKEVSNLSETGKPQDEVIISDTASAKTAFQSEKDPVNLKEENVIGIGHLEHMKEDTSVEGKADKNINVEEINMGIEGDDQDEHEEGDSFQFDDEATVTLENSEVSGQFVEINESSSVFKSNDETEMQDKDREINLEKINDKGSSQQSNTETAYVATSPSKEESGTLPELMENDTNNTKPLPEVDNGDGELEELSQIESENKQDSGKQEQAKLNKKSKGKSKEECKLS
- the LOC120531004 gene encoding uncharacterized protein LOC120531004 isoform X18; amino-acid sequence: MGTQGTGRKRIPNRERLSGEDDALNQIAREAEARLAAKRAARAEAREIRMKELERQQKEPSEYSGFLGSSSRASSRASSARASPVSFEESDSVAGFLRCAASSSSVLHDLEDVTIPDFSYVEERPERDFVEKGSRSTSTLSAATLASLGGTSSRRGSGDTSISVDTEASIREIKDIHELKDQIQDVESKYMKGLKEVKDSLAEVEEKYRKAMVSNAQLDNEKTNLLFQVDTLKDSLIELEEQLAETRREYEEKSKQYERERHAHSVLQFQFSEMKKTLQQTEELLAEVRQLHLKQESYVREISDLQETIEWKDKKIGALERQKEYADAIRNERDELREEVVMLKDLLKKHGIVPGLEVTTNGEAGSIIIDGPAESETVTMEIQDSAQGSQSPDGVIGKREEVERVDDDKREIMPSPRSEGGTRDSSVDDREMKEESFNKKTQENLLKNEESSSVISITDKCYDLEDNQEEDQTKCFSPTCSETEDTFIKNSEFNPNDLTNDSLPSYVPNVIESTSLLNESSANEDRMRMHAVNVITGDGDKNYQDVLKSEIENIIDEPNTNEKLHKHELFKNVSGGSLQGAVNLNASPDTGLCENKLIQDSDEKSLKLLDKADQRVHLDRELRLEQECVSGEKVTTNEFSDSFQNVGQSVHLCGSNSSVGHIQNKNNSDVSEGRNIDSKEFFQNKTENLSSLDPNLNITLDECRNIGQECGKEGVLLLEGPLVSVCFEDLRGSENSVDRFTEDRSSKNQSQGADSIESEALKLNNTVENIVVKVCLEDKTTLKADNAILPSNDDRNNFSDNLAVESDVKYNNDLSNVVKTVATENEDKRLLEQADLTLSIAEDKVNTMCETKQIICFLEEPKVKELVENRENLAETEKSHQIFLEVSEKIVKEIITAVCNEFVMEIKDYKAAGDPNQCKEINAKNGKANRETHQEKSAYSEVTMQECDDQEDGAQAMKETISCKTNLVIVTNNEEAENQQTILEDDYLQSSEEGDKNNAKDNNQMSPNCEQASPVSYSSEVKVNEDIVCDSYDPGIVDDSQSNLQLEGFENQATSDLKLRAVVKDAILISVSGPTEKKDHTEDGIPSKQSEIKKDEFQNCEDLNIPVACGYVQEQKNSSEDLKDDAENVSVMTKTKHIAMEICDLASNLEEEKLSSEVNKKDEENIKEEPSVMKDKVIESNSINELLTKCTSKDVNLTLPDDVEDLKMPYRAEKENYGLYFQRYHSDQPPVNVDISQTNTIEEIVDVQSMNEQLKNKEVELSKIIDTSQDDCIAFGSSVEKEKQESELMTQQMFMYDTENKSDHQHLECHNLHESSDKCCLHNMSEQNQEVTVSHLKVINCESPVCNQALQSIEKLSLSENVSDLTVPAIVKVEASLSSFTDKYKQAPGHDVTLQTSNEEGESTESNNNINDLPIKWKLDSLSMEKESSIELQTECKIDTDESCKMDVQTFTNEENAKHQADDMNMQNNIKYGSIEDGVPDILPVYDSLENLEQNLIVMHHPAEEEKLDPESSNQLVQSGEKQELESKPSADMYKDYFSDSMDISEKSEEEIHFSVHTLGGEGDKAKDSIALSDSSKEVCETCYSTEPKEVSNLSETGKPQDEVIISDTASAKTAFQSEKDPVNLKEENVIGIGHLEHMKEDTSVEGKADKNINVEEINMGIEGDDQDEHEEGDSFQFDDEATVTLENSEVSGQFVEINESSSVFKSNDETEMQDKDREINLEKINDKGSSQQSNTETAYVATSPSKEESGTLPELMENDTNNTKPLPEVDNGDGELEELSQIESENKQDSGKQEQAKLNKKSKGKSKEECKLS
- the LOC120531004 gene encoding uncharacterized protein LOC120531004 isoform X16; protein product: MGTQGTGRKRIPNRERLSGEDDALNQIAREAEARLAAKRAARAEAREIRMKELERQQKEGNHYSSDLYNCSGLSSKPQTSTQNGSRPSMLCSNGLPSRSIRGSLHDDSMFSGTRRFSASSSRAPSEYSGFLGSSSRASSRASSARASPVSFEESDSVAGFLRCAASSSSVLHDLEDVTIPDFSYVEERPERDFVEKGSRSTSTLSAATLASLGGTSSRRGSGDTSISVDTEASIREIKDIHELKDQIQDVESKYMKGLKEVKDSLAEVEEKYRKAMVSNAQLDNEKTNLLFQVDTLKDSLIELEEQLAETRREYEEKSKQYERERHAHSVLQFQFSEMKKTLQQTEELLAEVRQLHLKQESYVREISDLQETIEWKDKKIGALERQKEYADAIRNERDELREEVVMLKDLLKKHGIVPGLEVTTNGEAGSIIIDGPAESETVTMEIQDSAQGSQSPDGVIGKREEVERVDDDKREIMPSPRSEGGTRDSSVDDREMKEESFNKKTQENLLKNEESSSVISITDKCYDLEDNQEEDQTKCFSPTCSETEDTFIKNSEFNPNDLTNDSLPSYVPNVIESTSLLNESSANEDRMRMHAVNVITGDGDKNYQDVLKSEIENIIDEPNTNEKLHKHELFKNVSGGSLQGAVNLNASPDTGLCENKLIQDSDEKSLKLLDKADQRVHLDRELRLEQECVSGEKVTTNEFSDSFQNVGQSVHLCGSNSSVGHIQNKNNSDVSEGRNIDSKEFFQNKTENLSSLDPNLNITLDECRNIGQECGKEGVLLLEGPLVSVCFEDLRGSENSVDRFTEDRSSKNQSQGADSIESEALKLNNTVENIVVKVCLEDKTTLKADNAILPSNDDRNNFSDNLAVESDVKYNNDLSNVVKTVATENEDKRLLEQADLTLSIAEDKVNTMCETKQIICFLEEPKVKELVENRENLAETEKSHQIFLEVSEKIVKEIITAVCNEFVMEIKDYKAAGDPNQCKEINAKNGKANRETHQEKSAYSEVTMQECDDQEDGAQAMKETISCKTNLVIVTNNEEAENQQTILEDDYLQSSEEGDKNNAKDNNQMSPNCEQASPVSYSSEVKVNEDIVCDSYDPGIVDDSQSNLQLEGFENQATSDLKLRAVVKDAILISVSGPTEKKDHTEDGIPSKQSEIKKDEFQNCEDLNIPVACGYVQEQKNSSEDLKDDAENVSVMTKTKHIAMEICDLASNLEEEKLSSEVNKKDEENIKEEPSVMKDKVIESNSINELLTKCTSKDVNLTLPDDVEDLKMPYRAEKENYGLYFQRYHSDQPPVNVDISQTNTIEEIVDVQSMNEQLKNKEVELSKIIDTSQDDCIAFGSSVEKEKQESELMTQQMFMYDTENKSDHQHLECHNLHESSDKCCLHNMSEQNQEVTVSHLKVINCESPVCNQALQSIEKLSLSENVSDLTVPAIVKVEASLSSFTDKYKQAPGHDVTLQTSNEEGESTESNNNINDLPIKWKLDSLSMEKESSIELQTECKIDTDESCKMDVQTFTNEENAKHQADDMNMQNNIKYGSIEDGVPDILPVYDSLENLEQNLIVMHHPAEEEKLDPESSNQLVQSGEKQELESKPSADMYKDYFSDSMDISEKSEEEIHFSVHTLGGEGDKAKDSIALSDSSKEVCETCYSTEPKEVSNLSETGKPQDEVIISDTASAKTAFQSEKDPVNLKEENVIGIGHLEHMKEDTSVEGKADKNINVEEINMGIEGDDQDEHEEGDSFQFDDEATVTLENSEVSGQFVEINESSSVFKSNDETEMQDKDREINLEKINDKGSSQQSNTETAYVATSPSKEESGTLPELMENDTNNTKPLPEVDNGDGELEELSQIESENKQDSGKQEQAKLNKKSKGKSKEECKLS
- the LOC120531004 gene encoding uncharacterized protein LOC120531004 isoform X20, with product MGTQGTGRKRIPNRERLSGEDDALNQIAREAEARLAAKRAARAEAREIRMKELERQQKEASDDEERMSVGSRGSLRVEERPERDFVEKGSRSTSTLSAATLASLGGTSSRRGSGDTSISVDTEASIREIKDIHELKDQIQDVESKYMKGLKEVKDSLAEVEEKYRKAMVSNAQLDNEKTNLLFQVDTLKDSLIELEEQLAETRREYEEKSKQYERERHAHSVLQFQFSEMKKTLQQTEELLAEVRQLHLKQESYVREISDLQETIEWKDKKIGALERQKEYADAIRNERDELREEVVMLKDLLKKHGIVPGLEVTTNGEAGSIIIDGPAESETVTMEIQDSAQGSQSPDGVIGKREEVERVDDDKREIMPSPRSEGGTRDSSVDDREMKEESFNKKTQENLLKNEESSSVISITDKCYDLEDNQEEDQTKCFSPTCSETEDTFIKNSEFNPNDLTNDSLPSYVPNVIESTSLLNESSANEDRMRMHAVNVITGDGDKNYQDVLKSEIENIIDEPNTNEKLHKHELFKNVSGGSLQGAVNLNASPDTGLCENKLIQDSDEKSLKLLDKADQRVHLDRELRLEQECVSGEKVTTNEFSDSFQNVGQSVHLCGSNSSVGHIQNKNNSDVSEGRNIDSKEFFQNKTENLSSLDPNLNITLDECRNIGQECGKEGVLLLEGPLVSVCFEDLRGSENSVDRFTEDRSSKNQSQGADSIESEALKLNNTVENIVVKVCLEDKTTLKADNAILPSNDDRNNFSDNLAVESDVKYNNDLSNVVKTVATENEDKRLLEQADLTLSIAEDKVNTMCETKQIICFLEEPKVKELVENRENLAETEKSHQIFLEVSEKIVKEIITAVCNEFVMEIKDYKAAGDPNQCKEINAKNGKANRETHQEKSAYSEVTMQECDDQEDGAQAMKETISCKTNLVIVTNNEEAENQQTILEDDYLQSSEEGDKNNAKDNNQMSPNCEQASPVSYSSEVKVNEDIVCDSYDPGIVDDSQSNLQLEGFENQATSDLKLRAVVKDAILISVSGPTEKKDHTEDGIPSKQSEIKKDEFQNCEDLNIPVACGYVQEQKNSSEDLKDDAENVSVMTKTKHIAMEICDLASNLEEEKLSSEVNKKDEENIKEEPSVMKDKVIESNSINELLTKCTSKDVNLTLPDDVEDLKMPYRAEKENYGLYFQRYHSDQPPVNVDISQTNTIEEIVDVQSMNEQLKNKEVELSKIIDTSQDDCIAFGSSVEKEKQESELMTQQMFMYDTENKSDHQHLECHNLHESSDKCCLHNMSEQNQEVTVSHLKVINCESPVCNQALQSIEKLSLSENVSDLTVPAIVKVEASLSSFTDKYKQAPGHDVTLQTSNEEGESTESNNNINDLPIKWKLDSLSMEKESSIELQTECKIDTDESCKMDVQTFTNEENAKHQADDMNMQNNIKYGSIEDGVPDILPVYDSLENLEQNLIVMHHPAEEEKLDPESSNQLVQSGEKQELESKPSADMYKDYFSDSMDISEKSEEEIHFSVHTLGGEGDKAKDSIALSDSSKEVCETCYSTEPKEVSNLSETGKPQDEVIISDTASAKTAFQSEKDPVNLKEENVIGIGHLEHMKEDTSVEGKADKNINVEEINMGIEGDDQDEHEEGDSFQFDDEATVTLENSEVSGQFVEINESSSVFKSNDETEMQDKDREINLEKINDKGSSQQSNTETAYVATSPSKEESGTLPELMENDTNNTKPLPEVDNGDGELEELSQIESENKQDSGKQEQAKLNKKSKGKSKEECKLS